In Prunus dulcis chromosome 2, ALMONDv2, whole genome shotgun sequence, a single genomic region encodes these proteins:
- the LOC117620322 gene encoding 2-haloacrylate reductase-like gives MVKAIRVHELGGPEVLKWEDVEIGEPKEGEVRVKNKAIGLNFIDVYFRKGVYKAATVPYTPGGEACGVVTAVGPGLTGRQVGDLVAYAGQPMGSYAEEQILPADRVVPVPPSIDPTVAASLLSKGMTAQFLLRSCFKVEPGHTVLVHAAAGGVGSLLCQWANSLGATVIGTVSTKEKAAQAKEDGCHHVIIYKEEDFVARVKEITSDNGVEVVYDSVGKDTFEGSLACLKTRGYMVSFGQSSGAPDPVPLSAIAVKSLFLTRPSLFNYAATRDELLGMAGEVFGNVQSGVLRVRVNHTYPLSQAAQAHEDLENRETSGSVVLIP, from the exons ATGGTCAAAGCCATTCGAGTCCATGAGCTTGGTGGACCtgag GTCTTGAAATGGGAAGATGTGGAAATAGGAGAGCCAAAGGAGGGAGAGGTTCGTGTGAAGAACAAGGCCATTGGGCTTAATTTCATTGATGTATACTTCCGCAAAGGCGTTTATAAGGCTGCTACGGTTCCCTACACCCCAG GTGGTGAGGCTTGTGGAGTTGTGACAGCTGTGGGACCAGGACTAACAGGCAGGCAAGTTGGAGATCTTGTAGCCTATGCTGGTCAGCCAATGGGCTCATATGCGGAAGAGCAGATCCTTCCTGCAGACAGAGTTGTGCCTGTTCCTCCTTCCATTGATCCTACTGTTGCTGCATCCCTCTTGTCCAAGGGTATGACAGCTCAGTTTCTACTACGCAGTTGTTTCAAG GTTGAACCTGGACACACAGTCCTTGTCCATGCAGCAGCTGGTGGAGTTGGATCCCTTTTATGCCAGTGGGCTAATTCCCTTGGTGCCACTGTCATTGGAACTGTATCTACTAAAGAGAAGGCAGCTCAAGCCAAGGAGGATGGATGTCACCATGTCATAATCTATAAGGAAGAGGACTTTGTTGCTCGAGTGAAAGAAATAACATCTGACAATGGGGTGGAGGTTGTTTATGATTCTGTAGGGAAGGATACTTTTGAG GGATCACTGGCATGCTTGAAGACTCGTGGATACATGGTGAGTTTTGGGCAGTCATCAGGTGCGCCAGATCCAGTTCCATTGTCAGCAATTGCAGTGAAGTCACTGTTCTTGACTAGGCCTAGCCTCTTTAATTACGCTGCAACTCGAGACGAATTGCTAGGGATGGCGGGAGAGGTATTTGGTAATGTTCAATCAGGTGTATTGCGGGTTCGAGTAAATCACACCTACCCATTGTCTCAAGCAGCACAGGCACACGAAGACCTTGAGAATAGGGAAACATCTGGATCTGTTGTGCTTATCCCTTAA
- the LOC117619854 gene encoding uncharacterized protein LOC117619854, translated as MPSPSLRLSATTHHLHHLGFNHTLSSSAAQNLFTSLSFPSSTFPKYPRKLAAQCQKKPAPNNNGGRAKVKGKAENVWSVDNELAAMEKERGRSPKRRGKRRVVRRKRSEGGGEKGVLVSGAMLMEDETVLQTQEPVIRPEWTTFASSVSGIWKGVGAVFSPINAEMEPIEIGSRDEHLYDCYTLSHIEAVPSYSGGPTSQIKRKINWVTLNPFGEIPQHIRGSNRTKEEHEGGDTASHKNDIDGSGKKHVLPEFESFDFGRSDVMEEDVMDKEPGLVFFEDGSYSRGPVDIPVGEDDDSKYYLSPTFKFEQCLVKGCHKRLRIVHTIEFSNGGSSIQIMRVAVYEEKWVSPANLPDPSDLEFDLKPFSQRKRTRPSELTGSWKVFEVSGTPVFGEEIDQMVMEQNDSTPYVYLCTETLKKRSLPGNPAYFGEEEMLDMQDVTMLWLPGGVTAYVDVNKDGILCIGVGWYSNEGINLVMERDYGVDGKLKEVRSKSEVKRRWSDPLPV; from the exons ATGCCCTCACCGTCGCTCCGGTTGTCCGCCACCActcaccacctccaccacttGGGGTTCAACCACACACTCTCCTCCTCGGCGGCCCAAAACCTCTttacctctctctccttcccctcCTCCACTTTCCCAAAATACCCTCGGAAGCTCGCTGCCCAGTGCCAGAAGAAACCAGCACCCAACAACAACGGTGGTAGAGCCAAGGTCAAGGGCAAAGCGGAAAATGTGTGGAGCGTGGACAACGAGCTCGCTGCgatggagaaagagagagggagaagcCCGAAGAGGAGAGGCAAAAGGAGGGTTgtgaggaggaagagaagtgAAGGCGGTGGCGAGAAAGGTGTGTTGGTCTCTGGTGCTATGTTAATGGAGGACGAGACCGTTCTTCAAACTCAG GAACCTGTGATAAGACCAGAATGGACTACATTTGCTAGTAGTGTCAGTGGGATATGGAAGGGCGTTGGAGCAGTATTTTCACCCATCAATGCTGAAATGGAGCCAATTGAAATCGGAAGCAGGGATGAACATCTATATGATTGCTATACTCTTTCCCACATTGAGGCCGTGCCATCCTATTCTGGAGGGCCAACATCTCAAATCAAAAGGAAGATTAATTGGGTGACTTTAAATCCTTTTGGTGAAATACCACAACATATTAGAGGAAGCAATAGAACGAAAGAAGAGCATGAAGGTGGAGACACTGCTTCACACAAAAACGATATTGATGGAAGTGGaaaaaaacatgttttgcCTGAATTTGAgtcttttgattttggaaGAAGTGACGTGATGGAAGAAGATGTCATGGATAAGGAACCTGGTCTTGTTTTCTTTGAG GATGGATCTTATTCTAGGGGTCCTGTTGATATCCCGGTTGGTGAAGATGATGACTCTAAGTATTACCTTTCACCAACTTTCAAATTTGAACAA TGCTTGGTTAAAGGTTGCCACAAGAGGCTACGTATCGTTCATACTATAGAATTCAGCAATGGTGGTTCAAGCATACAGATAATGAGAGTTGCTGTTTATGAAGAAAAGTGGGTTAGTCCTGCCAATCTTCCTGACCCGAG TGATCTGGAGTTCGATTTGAAACCATTTTCTCAGCGCAAACGAACCCGACCATCAGAGCTGACTGGGTCATGGAAGGTGTTTGAGGTCAGTGGCACTCCAGTATTTGGTGAGGAGATAGACCAGATGGTAATGGAGCAAAACGATAGTACTCCGTATGTCTATCTTTGCACAGAAACTCTAAAGAAGAGGAGCTTGCCGGGGAATCCAGCGTactttggagaagaagagatgcTAGACATGCAAGATGTGACTATGCTTTGGCTTCCGGGTGGTGTCACGGCCTATGTTGATGTAAACAAGGATGGCATCCTTTGCATTGGAGTCGGATGGTACTCAAATGAAGGGATCAACCTTGTTATGGAGAGGGATTATGGAGTAGATGGGAAACTTAAGGAGGTCCGATCAAAGTCGGAGGTAAAAAGAAGGTGGTCTGATCCACTACCTGTGTAA
- the LOC117618229 gene encoding LOW QUALITY PROTEIN: protein DYAD-like (The sequence of the model RefSeq protein was modified relative to this genomic sequence to represent the inferred CDS: deleted 2 bases in 1 codon), with protein sequence MMKYLEMRQEQNKAPSPCLPRHALPTTATPSPICLLLEAIDHIKVGSYYEINHCKLPPRTTPEQLKAVRVVMVSEKGALKVALRFPSIHSLHTHITEGGYAKPLAKQIPALNEKYVMPAEMASEVLYRRIPPQEIADRSNIWSFWAATPSVTNYQRISSSPSPAVSGEVMNRSVVSKKGPCWSELKFTGMVTWGKRRQVRYLCRHQPSPSSSADEEEENGKELTELEENGDDFYVDVKAITVIEEDDDIEEEEEDVKTEGEAPPVVPWKMNLTSRKRKHQDHHRKPKKTTKKSISITKRQKQNQVVAVPDRSNKKLVKHTVARWSAGRCKAAEENMLGVMKAKGAKFGSLILRPALRSEARQLIGDTGLLDHLLKHMAGNVAPGGAERFRRRHNADGAMEYWLESADLFDIRKQAGVQDPYWTPPPRWEPGDNPTRDPTCPREIHELREEITKIKR encoded by the exons ATGATGAAGTACTTGGAAATGAGGCAAGAGCAAAATAAGGCACCAAGCCCTTGTTTGCCCAGACATGCTCTGCCCACAACTGCCACTCCATCGCCCATCTGTTTGCTACTAG AGGCTATAGACCACATTAAAGTGGGCTCTTACTATGAAATCAACCACTGTAAGCTCCCTCCCAGAACCACCCCAGAACAGCTCAAGGCGGTTCGGGTCGTCATG GTGAGTGAGAAGGGTGCGCTCAAAGTGGCTTTGAGGTTCCCAAGCATTCACTCTCTCCACACTCACATCACCGAAGGAGGCTACGCAAAACCATTGGCCAAGCAGATTCCAGCGCTTAACGAGAAGTACGTGATGCCAGCAGAAATGGCTTCAGAGGTGCTTTACCGGAGAATCCCACCTCAGGAAATTGCAGATCGGAGCAACATTTGGAGCTTCTGGGCTGCTACACCCTCTGTGACAAATTACCAGAGAATAAGCTCTTCACCGAGCCCAGCAGTCAGCGGTGAGGTCATGAACAGGAGTGTGGTTTCCAAAAAGGGTCCATGCTGGTCGGAGCTAAAGTTCACTGGGATGGTGACGTGGGGTAAGCGCCGGCAGGTTCGGTACCTGTGCAGGCACCAGCCTTCACCGAGCTCTAGTGctgacgaagaagaagagaatggGAAGGAGCTAACAGAGCTAGAGGAAAATGGTGATGATTTCTATGTGGATGTT AAAGCAATAACTGTGATagaggaagatgatgatattgaagaagaagaagaagatgtgaAAACAGAGGGCGAGGCTCCTCCTGTTGTGCCCTGGAAGATGAACCTTACGAGTAGGAAGAGGAAGCACCAAGATCACCATAGAAAGCCCAAGAAAACCACAAAGAAATCAATATCTATAACAAAACGTCAAAAGCAGAATCAAGTTGTAGCAGTTCCCGATCGGAGTAACAAGAAATTGGTAAAACACACAGTGGCAAGATGGTCTGCAGGGAG GTGCAAGGCTGCAGAGGAAAACATGCTGGGGGTGATGAAGGCCAAGGGTGCTAAATTTGGGAGCCTAATACTGAGGCCAGCGCTGAGGTCTGAGGCAAGGCAGCTGATTGGAGATACGGGTTTGTTGGACCATTTGCTCAAACACATGGCGGGCAATGTGGCGCCAGGTGGAGCCGAGAGGTTTAGGCGGCGCCACAATGCAGATGGAGCCATGGAGTATTGGCTGGAGAGTGCTGATCTATTTGATATCAGAAAACAAGCTGGGGTTCAAGACCCTTATTGGACCCCACCACCTAGGTGGGAGCCTGGTGATAATCCCACTCGAGACCCCACTTGTCCCAGAGAGATTCATGAGCTTAGAGAAGAGATAACCAAGATAAAAAGGTGA